The segment TGGTCAGTCACCGGACTACCGCTCGCGTGCTTCCTCACCGACCTCACTCGCGGCTCTCCAGTCCGTTCAAATGATCTTGTGCATCGACGTTTCGTCGCTCCTGAATTCGATGAAGCGGCGGCGGCACGGGACGAGTTTAATTCAGAAAGGGAGAAAGCCGATAATGGGTAGCTCATGCAGGCGGATTCTTGGGTAGAATTTCCTTTTCGATGAATTCTTATCTTGTTCGGGGGGCTTATGCGCAACCGACAGTGCCTCGTTCTCGCCGCCCTGCTCCTGTTATCCATTCCTGCTGCGGCCGACTCTAAGATCAAGACTCGCAACACCGTCATGGGCCACAACACGGAAAGCACGGTCTACATCAAGGGTGCCCGCGAGCGCACCGAGGGTGCGAGCATGGGCATGGGGCCCAGTCTGGTGACCGTCACGCAGTGTGATCGGAAGCGGGTCATCACTATCAATCCGCAAGCGAACACCTGCATGGTGATGCCGCTGGGCGAAGAATCCGGTAAATCGACTGTCGCTCCTGCTGCCGCCACCGGAAGCAACCGCAAAGGCGGTACCATCACGTTCAACGTCAATATCGTCGACACCGGCGAGCGTCAGAAGATGCTCGGACTTACCGCGCGCCATATCAAGACCACGATGAACGCCGAGTCCAGCTCCGATGCCTGCTCGAAAAGCAGCCTGCACACCGAGAGCGACGGCTGGTACGCCGACATTGCACCGGCGTTCTCTTGCTCCTTGGGCACAATGCCTCCGCCCTCGCGCGGTCGAAGCGGCTGCCAGGACACGGTGCGCATCAAACGCTCGGGCGCTGCCTCTCCGGGCTATCCGCTGAAACAGACGACCACCGTGCAGGCCGAGGGCCACAGCTTTACCACGATTTCGGAAGTCGTCGAACTGACCAACACCCCACTGAATGCTTCGCTCTTCGAGATGCCGGCGGGATGCAAAGTCGTCGGCAGCTACCAGGAACTGCTGAGCATGGGAGACATGGCCGCCGAAATGATGGGCGGACGTCCACCGATACCGCCCACCACAGCGGCTGCTCCAGAACCCACCGCAGAGCCTGAGCCGCCGCCTGCGCCGGCGACTCCGGCGGCTGCACCGGCTCCCGCCGTCGCCGTTAAGTCCAGCGGCGTGGTGCGCGTCGGGGTGGTCAAGATCAAGGATGCGAGCGACCAGCATCTGCCCACCGAGAATCTCCGCATCAACCTGATGAGCGAGGTCACGGTGCGCCAGATGGAGGCCGTTCCGCTCGATGCCGACGGCGATCCGGCCATCGCCGCCGAAGCCGCGCTGAAAAACTGCGACTACATTCTCTACACCGATGCCAGTCAGGTGAAAGCACCGGGCACAGGCGTCGCGTTGCCCGCCGCGCTCCGCGGCGTCTCGCTGGATAAGAACAGGTACCAGGCGCTGCTCGCGATGACGCTCTATCGCGTCGGCAAACCGCAGCCGGAGTTGAAGCAGGCGCCGCTGGCGGCTGATGGCGAGCAGATGGGCGTCAATGCGGTCATGGCCGCCTTCGAGAAGGAGGCGGACAAAGTCGCCGAGCAAGTGAAGAAGGATCGCGAGCCCGTGAAGCCGTCCAAGAAGTCACCGGCTCCAGTGAGAAAACCCGTGACGCCCAAGAAGCCGCTCACCCGCAACTGAGCGATGAATGATGGATACGTGAACGCTGCACCGTGTTGACCGGCTACTTGTCCGGATGGAACGACGCGATGAGCTGATCGAATTTCTGCCGATTGGCGGCGATGGTCTTGGCCGGGCCGGTGAACTTGACGAACAGGTTGCCGTCCGAACCTTCGAGAATCGCCCCGAGCAGGCGATAGTCCGCGACCGCCGGCTGAGCGGCAAGCGGACCGCCCATCCCGGAGTACGTGCCGGACGTGTCAATCGTGGTGATGGTCAATCCCTGCATCGTCCGCTTGGCGACCTGCGCCACTGCGGGTTTTCCGTCCGGCGCGCGGAACTGATCCTTCCACCGCTCGATGTTGGCATCAACGCTCCCGCCCTGGCCCGCGCCGAAGAAGTAGATGGCGCATTCGGCGCCGATCTTGTCCCCGGGTGCCGGCGCGACCGCGTACGTGGCCACCCGCATCGGGCGAGCGCCTTCGTTCTTCCAGCCAGCCGGGGCCGTCCAGCGCATGCCGGCGGCCGATTCGGCGACCACGGCAACCGATGTCACCGACAGCAACAGGAACACAATGAGTGTGCGCATGTCGCAAGTATACCGGCTCACGAATGGGCCGCGTTTCTCATCGTGCGCGGCTCCTTGGTAAGTCGCGTCCCAAGGAAGCCCAAGCGCATCCTTTTTCACTGATGGATTTCGTTCGGCTCGGAGGTATTCTATCGGACCGGGCGGGTAATTCTCGTAAGCTCATGGCGATCCTCCCCCAAGCGAGGAAACTTCAAGAATGAAGCTCCGCATTCTCTCCCTTAGTGCTGACCAGGAACTCACCCTGCTGCGCAAACGTGTTCTGGAATCGGCAGGACATGAAGTGCTCGCGCCGCTGTCGGACAAAGCAGCGCTGGAAGCTGCGTCCGGTGAGAACGGGTTCGACGTTGCCATTGTCTGCTACCGCATGTGGCCCGGAAAGGCGCGGCGAGTCATGCGCATCTTCCGCGAACACAATCCCGAGGGAAGGTTTCTCGTGATGGTGCGGGTGTATGGGGAAGTGCCCGAGCTTGAGGGTGATCGCTACGTCGTCGGCGCCGATGGGCCAGACGCGCTCCTGCGTGTGCTGAATGAAATGCAGATACCCGGTAAAGGCATCTGAGCCAGCGGGAAGGGAGCGGACACGGGCGGAGATGGCATCATCAAGAAGGTGCACCACCGGCGCCGGAAGTCAGCGAGGCATCCTGTCGAGGTCGCGCCCCTCTTTGCCACTGCGACAGACTCGGTGCCTCGACGCTTTGATTGGTTAAGTAACAATACTCACGCAGGACTGCGCGTCGCAGGCTCATTTCGTCTTCGAAACCGCATTCGCGCGCGTAACGGGTCACATCCCCGGGTACCGGCTGGCCCAGGCGCTCTTCGAAGTACCAGCGGCATAGATCGTCCCACGGCACTCCCACCTCGGACAGGCTGGGATTCTGCAGCCCGACCGACTCAAGCGCGCGCTCCTTGTCGCCGGCCCGTGCCGCGAGCCGGTCGTACTCGCCCGTCATGAGCAACTCGTCGACAATCCGGCTGTCCACGTCCGGCACTCCCCAGCTCTTGGTCAACTGGAGTAGCGCCTCCTCCTTCAGCATCCGACTAAACGTTTCGATGGTCAGATCATGCTCGGTGAGCCAGCGTTGAAAACGCTTCAGGTCCGCCAGATCGCGTTTGTCCCGCCACCGATCGCCAGTCTCCTGGAGCTGCTCGGCGCTGAGCAAGATGTTTTGACGAGAAGCCTCGGTGGCAGCCAGGAAACGCACCAGCGCGCCTTGCGCGACGCGCCGGTACGAGGCTTCGATTTGCATCTCCTCGCGCAGGGTGGTGGGAAGCACGGTTGACCCGCCCTTGGCACTCTCCAGCGCGCCCGGCATGGAGCTTGCGACATGCCAAATGTGTGTGTTTTCCACCGGGTAGGAGACGCGCTTGGGAGTCAATCCCGCTGCGATGCGCTGCTGCATGATTGCCAGCATCGCGCGCGCATCCTCCCGTTTCTGGTCCACCTGACCGGTCGGCAGCCACTGCTCCAGGGCGCACAACTCCGCCGCCGGCAATCCATGCAGATGCGCCTGTCGGAGCACTTCCGGATAGCACCGCTCCGGGTAGAAGAGAGCCTTGGCGATTCGGAGCAGAGCCTCTAGTGAAGCTGCAGAGATTGCGCCCGTCGCTTGGGCCTTCTTGAGCGTAATTCTGATGTTGACCATGGCCTCCGATGCCAGGCGATACCCCGTGTCTGGGGGGCCATGTCTTACCGCGACCTCGTCGTCATCCTCCAGTTCGCCGCTGCGGAACGCCTCATAGACGGCGCCCACGCCTTCCATGCCGAAGGCCTCCAGTTCAACCGCGCGTAGCGCTCCCATGCTGGCGCTGCCAAACACGTGAATCCCATTCTTCATTGCCCAGAGGATCTCTTTGTGCCAGACCGACGGGACGCGTTCGAAGTAGCCGTCGATGATGCCG is part of the Terriglobia bacterium genome and harbors:
- a CDS encoding DUF4412 domain-containing protein; this translates as MRNRQCLVLAALLLLSIPAAADSKIKTRNTVMGHNTESTVYIKGARERTEGASMGMGPSLVTVTQCDRKRVITINPQANTCMVMPLGEESGKSTVAPAAATGSNRKGGTITFNVNIVDTGERQKMLGLTARHIKTTMNAESSSDACSKSSLHTESDGWYADIAPAFSCSLGTMPPPSRGRSGCQDTVRIKRSGAASPGYPLKQTTTVQAEGHSFTTISEVVELTNTPLNASLFEMPAGCKVVGSYQELLSMGDMAAEMMGGRPPIPPTTAAAPEPTAEPEPPPAPATPAAAPAPAVAVKSSGVVRVGVVKIKDASDQHLPTENLRINLMSEVTVRQMEAVPLDADGDPAIAAEAALKNCDYILYTDASQVKAPGTGVALPAALRGVSLDKNRYQALLAMTLYRVGKPQPELKQAPLAADGEQMGVNAVMAAFEKEADKVAEQVKKDREPVKPSKKSPAPVRKPVTPKKPLTRN